A genome region from Nicotiana tabacum cultivar K326 chromosome 13, ASM71507v2, whole genome shotgun sequence includes the following:
- the LOC107762046 gene encoding uncharacterized protein LOC107762046 isoform X9, with protein sequence MAGMKKSKSVFSIKVVGKRGMKKVGMLAKMLLISVNLPRGDVISTTYGERYFPFSSLSKSCPQTSNLLWNFCSVPLMMKLSGTVTFARNLSIMQAQMFEYSTRDLELKQKWVPICKKIKL encoded by the exons GTATGAAAAAATCAAAATCAGTTTTCTCCATTAAG GTAGTAGGGAAAAGGGGCATGAAGAAAGTTGGGATGCTGGCCAAGATGCTGTTAATTAGTGTCAACCTGCCACGGGGAGATGTTATTTCAACCACATATGGAGAGagatattttcctttttcttcactATCCAAGTCTTGTCCTCAAACTTCAAATCTTCTG TGGAATTTTTGCAGCGTTCCCCTGATGATGAAGTTGTCTGGAACAGTGACATTTGCCAGAAACTTGTCTATCATGCAAGCACAAATGTTTGAATATTCAACAAGAGATCTAGAGCTGAAGCAGAAATGGGTACCaatttgtaaaaaaataaaattatga